A window of the Desulfobacula toluolica Tol2 genome harbors these coding sequences:
- the folK gene encoding 2-amino-4-hydroxy-6-hydroxymethyldihydropteridine diphosphokinase: MKMKQHTAYLSIGSNKGHKKKNLETAIRHLHSHPHIDVLGVSSFYRTEPQNFTDQDWFVNAALKIQTVLNPEDLLAALKVLEKDLDKDGKPFRFGPRIIDLDIIYYDDLILKTELLEIPHPRMHERCFVLIPICDIGANAIHPVLNCRSDELLKKIEQQETQKVILLD, from the coding sequence ATGAAAATGAAGCAGCATACCGCTTATTTAAGTATTGGTTCCAATAAGGGCCATAAGAAAAAAAATCTTGAAACAGCCATAAGACATTTACACAGCCATCCTCATATTGATGTGCTTGGTGTGTCGTCTTTTTACAGAACAGAACCCCAAAATTTTACAGACCAGGACTGGTTTGTAAATGCCGCCTTAAAAATACAAACAGTATTAAATCCTGAAGATCTGCTGGCTGCTTTAAAAGTTTTGGAAAAAGATCTGGATAAAGATGGGAAACCCTTCAGGTTTGGTCCCAGAATCATTGATCTGGATATTATTTATTATGATGATTTGATTCTCAAAACCGAACTTCTTGAAATTCCCCATCCAAGAATGCACGAAAGGTGTTTTGTATTGATACCCATTTGTGATATAGGAGCTAACGCAATACATCCGGTTTTGAATTGTCGATCAGATGAATTGTTAAAAAAAATAGAACAACAAGAAACCCAGAAGGTTATTCTTCTGGATTAG
- the argH gene encoding argininosuccinate lyase, whose amino-acid sequence MSESGGSEKLWGGRFSQSTDELVEKINASIDVDKRLYESDIEGSIAHLKMMAKESIITRDEADILVKGLGRVKEKIENNEIQFSAGLEDIHMHIEDALGKISGDVARKLHTGRSRNDQVALDVRIYLKKETRIIIDLLVGFQKALVRMAQNHLDVIMPGYTHLQRAQPVLFSHHLMAYYEMIKRDIERFEDCFKRIDVMPLGSAALAGTTYPLNREFTKELLFFSKVSDNSIDSVSDRDFVIEFISHASICMIHFSRLSEELILWSSSEFSFITISDAFTTGSSIMPQKKNPDVAELVRGKTGRVVGNLVAILTLMKSLPMAYNKDMQEDKEPLFDTVDTLKICTDVYTRMFENIEIHKDRMYDACCTGFLNATDLADYLVSKGMPFRDAHAVAGKAVAYALDQAKELNDLTIEELKVLSELIDEDVYGFIAIDKMISRRISYGGTGFDNVKKAVGKAAVELGI is encoded by the coding sequence ATGAGTGAGAGCGGCGGGAGTGAAAAACTCTGGGGAGGAAGATTTTCCCAGAGTACGGATGAACTGGTTGAAAAAATCAATGCCTCCATTGATGTGGATAAACGGCTGTATGAAAGTGACATTGAAGGAAGTATTGCCCATTTGAAAATGATGGCCAAAGAGTCCATTATTACCCGGGATGAGGCTGATATTCTTGTTAAGGGGCTTGGACGAGTAAAAGAGAAAATTGAGAACAATGAAATTCAATTTTCAGCCGGGCTTGAAGATATTCATATGCATATTGAAGATGCTCTGGGCAAAATCAGCGGAGATGTGGCAAGAAAGCTTCATACCGGACGAAGCCGTAATGATCAGGTTGCGCTGGATGTCAGGATTTATTTGAAAAAAGAGACCAGAATCATTATTGATCTTCTGGTTGGGTTTCAAAAAGCCCTGGTCAGAATGGCTCAAAATCACCTGGATGTGATCATGCCAGGATATACCCATCTTCAAAGGGCTCAGCCTGTATTGTTTTCTCATCATTTGATGGCATATTATGAAATGATCAAGCGGGACATTGAAAGGTTTGAAGATTGCTTTAAAAGAATTGATGTCATGCCCCTGGGTTCAGCCGCTCTTGCCGGTACAACCTATCCGTTGAACCGGGAATTCACCAAAGAGCTGCTTTTCTTTTCAAAAGTTTCCGACAACAGTATTGATTCCGTGTCTGACCGGGATTTTGTCATTGAGTTTATCTCTCATGCATCCATTTGTATGATACATTTTTCAAGGCTTTCCGAAGAGTTGATTCTCTGGTCTTCTTCCGAGTTTTCATTTATTACCATTTCAGATGCTTTTACAACCGGCTCCAGCATCATGCCCCAGAAAAAGAATCCTGATGTTGCAGAACTTGTGCGGGGTAAAACCGGAAGGGTTGTGGGCAACCTTGTTGCCATTCTTACTCTCATGAAATCATTGCCCATGGCTTATAATAAAGATATGCAGGAAGACAAAGAACCGCTGTTTGACACCGTGGATACGCTCAAGATCTGTACGGATGTGTATACCCGGATGTTTGAAAATATTGAGATCCATAAAGATAGAATGTATGATGCCTGCTGCACGGGATTTTTAAATGCAACCGACCTTGCCGATTACCTGGTTTCAAAAGGAATGCCTTTTCGGGATGCCCATGCCGTAGCCGGTAAAGCCGTGGCTTATGCACTGGATCAGGCAAAAGAACTCAATGATCTGACCATTGAAGAGCTTAAAGTGTTAAGTGAGTTGATAGATGAAGATGTTTATGGATTTATCGCCATAGACAAGATGATTTCAAGAAGAATCTCGTACGGGGGAACCGGTTTTGATAATGTTAAAAAGGCTGTCGGTAAAGCAGCAGTAGAGCTTGGGATATAA
- a CDS encoding CheR family methyltransferase, with amino-acid sequence MDSIVLSKKEFNDLRNLVYSTSGINLHEGKLELLKSKIAKRMRLTKKSLKDYLRYLNTDEKEVIEFIDTVTTNHSFFFRENKSIEYIINQFNNHPQKDKKEFKIWCAACSTGDEPYSVAVQLKNLGLSFSIMATDISHTVLDTAARGIYKTEKLKKVPLPILHRFFQKGTGKYTGYIKVKKDITRHIMFKKFNLIKDPAPQMNFDAVLCRNVMIYFDAQTSEKVINKLYQTIVPKGFFAIGNAESLMNLTHNYKSIKKIPSLYIK; translated from the coding sequence ATGGATTCTATAGTTCTATCAAAAAAAGAGTTTAATGATTTAAGAAACCTTGTGTATTCAACTTCAGGGATTAACCTTCACGAAGGCAAACTTGAACTCTTAAAATCTAAAATTGCCAAAAGAATGCGGCTGACAAAAAAATCTTTAAAGGATTATCTCAGATACTTAAATACAGATGAAAAAGAAGTGATTGAATTCATTGATACTGTTACAACAAACCATTCTTTTTTCTTCAGGGAAAATAAAAGCATTGAATATATTATAAATCAATTCAACAACCATCCACAAAAAGACAAAAAAGAATTTAAAATATGGTGCGCTGCCTGTTCAACAGGAGATGAACCCTATTCAGTTGCAGTTCAACTCAAAAATCTGGGACTTTCTTTTTCAATTATGGCGACAGATATTTCCCATACAGTTCTTGATACTGCAGCAAGGGGTATCTATAAAACAGAGAAGCTGAAAAAAGTTCCTTTACCTATTCTTCACCGTTTTTTTCAAAAAGGAACCGGAAAATATACAGGGTATATAAAAGTAAAAAAAGACATTACCCGGCATATCATGTTTAAAAAATTTAATTTAATCAAGGATCCTGCGCCACAAATGAATTTTGATGCTGTGCTATGCAGAAATGTGATGATTTATTTTGATGCACAAACCAGTGAAAAAGTAATCAACAAACTTTATCAGACTATTGTTCCAAAGGGTTTTTTTGCCATAGGAAATGCGGAAAGCCTTATGAACCTAACTCATAATTATAAATCCATAAAAAAAATTCCCAGCCTTTATATAAAATAA
- a CDS encoding fibronectin type III domain-containing protein: MENKRIIFFALMVLSGIALLAFSGCGKKGPPLPPEIKGQKIAAPFDLKYKVVDNEITLSWNHKIDAETAFVKPDSFEVFMAKKTFEACEGCPFEFKPAGTVFMPFMEFATGIQKGFKYYFRVQAIGDDGMRSEHSTTVQFEYK, translated from the coding sequence ATGGAAAACAAGAGAATCATTTTTTTTGCTTTAATGGTATTGTCCGGTATTGCTCTCCTGGCTTTTTCAGGATGTGGAAAAAAAGGCCCTCCATTGCCTCCTGAAATAAAAGGGCAAAAAATTGCAGCCCCTTTTGATTTGAAATACAAGGTTGTTGACAATGAGATCACTCTTTCCTGGAACCATAAAATTGATGCTGAAACAGCTTTTGTAAAACCGGACAGCTTTGAAGTTTTTATGGCCAAAAAAACATTTGAAGCCTGTGAGGGGTGTCCTTTTGAGTTTAAGCCGGCCGGGACTGTCTTCATGCCTTTTATGGAATTTGCCACTGGAATACAAAAAGGATTTAAATATTATTTCAGGGTTCAGGCGATTGGTGATGATGGCATGAGAAGTGAGCATTCAACAACGGTTCAATTTGAGTATAAATGA
- the argF gene encoding ornithine carbamoyltransferase translates to MKKDLLSLLDLEKDDFDRLFKRAIQLKQRYAKGIFDNVLTGKTLGLIFDKKSTRTRLAFETAMVQLGGHPIYMSAQDTQIARSEPPKDTARVLSRYIDCLAIRTFDQSLVEEFAQNATIPVINALTDAFHPCQILSDIMTVVEHKGGYKDVKIAWVGDGNNVANSWINAASILGFDLRVACPDEYGINPQIIEAVSAKGDNNVVYTNDPKEAVKDADVVYTDVWASMGDEAQLAKRIIDFEGFQVNKELLFGAKDDVMVMHCLPAHRGEEISEDVLEDKNSVFWDQAENKRHMHKAILENLILGN, encoded by the coding sequence TTGAAAAAAGATTTATTATCACTTTTGGACCTTGAAAAAGATGACTTTGACCGTCTTTTCAAGCGAGCGATCCAATTAAAGCAAAGATATGCAAAAGGTATCTTTGACAACGTGTTGACAGGAAAGACCCTGGGATTAATCTTTGACAAAAAATCCACCCGCACAAGGCTGGCTTTTGAAACTGCAATGGTTCAGCTTGGCGGTCATCCCATCTATATGAGCGCCCAGGATACCCAAATTGCCAGAAGCGAGCCGCCCAAAGATACGGCACGGGTTTTGTCGCGATATATTGACTGTCTTGCCATTAGAACTTTTGACCAGTCCCTGGTGGAAGAATTTGCACAAAACGCAACCATACCGGTGATAAATGCACTCACAGATGCGTTTCATCCCTGTCAGATTCTGAGCGATATTATGACAGTTGTTGAACATAAGGGCGGATACAAGGATGTAAAAATAGCATGGGTGGGGGATGGGAATAATGTTGCCAATTCCTGGATCAATGCAGCAAGTATTCTTGGCTTTGATTTGAGGGTAGCCTGCCCTGATGAGTATGGCATCAATCCTCAAATCATTGAGGCAGTCTCGGCAAAAGGGGACAACAATGTTGTGTATACAAATGATCCCAAGGAAGCCGTAAAAGATGCTGACGTCGTGTATACGGATGTCTGGGCCAGCATGGGAGATGAAGCTCAATTAGCCAAACGGATTATTGATTTTGAAGGATTTCAGGTCAACAAGGAATTGCTGTTTGGTGCAAAGGATGATGTGATGGTAATGCATTGCCTGCCGGCTCACCGTGGTGAAGAAATTTCAGAAGATGTTCTTGAAGATAAAAACAGTGTGTTCTGGGATCAGGCTGAAAATAAAAGACATATGCACAAAGCCATTCTGGAAAATTTGATACTGGGCAATTAA
- the fsa gene encoding fructose-6-phosphate aldolase, whose product MKFFIDTANIEQIKDANDMGMVDGVTTNPSLIAKEDGEFKQIIADICGIVKGPVSAEVISLEYDGMVEEARDLAKIADNIAVKVPMTIEGLKAVKTLSDEGIKTNVTLVFSALQALMAAKAGATFVSPFVGRLDDLAQEGMGLVEEIAQIFTNYDFDTQIIVASVRNPLHVLDSALLGADIATIPYGVLKKLAAHHMTDKGIDAFMADWNKKNG is encoded by the coding sequence GTGAAGTTTTTTATTGATACTGCCAATATTGAGCAGATCAAAGATGCCAATGATATGGGCATGGTAGACGGTGTAACCACCAACCCTTCTTTAATTGCTAAAGAAGACGGAGAGTTTAAACAGATTATTGCCGATATCTGCGGGATCGTAAAAGGTCCGGTCAGTGCGGAAGTTATCAGTCTTGAGTATGACGGCATGGTAGAAGAAGCCAGAGATCTGGCAAAAATAGCTGATAATATTGCTGTTAAAGTTCCAATGACAATTGAAGGGTTAAAAGCTGTAAAGACCCTTTCGGATGAAGGCATAAAAACAAACGTCACTTTGGTTTTTTCAGCACTGCAGGCATTGATGGCTGCCAAAGCCGGTGCAACATTTGTCAGCCCGTTTGTGGGCAGGCTGGATGATCTTGCCCAGGAAGGAATGGGGCTGGTTGAGGAAATAGCTCAAATCTTTACCAATTATGACTTTGATACCCAGATTATTGTGGCAAGTGTAAGAAATCCACTTCATGTGCTGGATTCAGCTCTTCTGGGGGCCGATATTGCGACCATTCCGTATGGAGTATTAAAGAAGCTTGCAGCCCATCATATGACGGACAAAGGAATTGACGCGTTCATGGCAGATTGGAATAAAAAGAATGGATAA
- a CDS encoding DNA-binding transcriptional response regulator, with product MKKTFIICLLFVFLGTPVFVKDCFAKDFIVEFIEENYKETQAPFSYDPLIYHSIQVNSIAGPKILILTGSDYNYRKWLRQYIGKNKKFITKISDDRMDEFILAKAYEIDVTSLHPMNGTKWKKDESKDFDQNTLEGNNYILIVDSNEKRTHLIQNVVIKMGYQTIIFKTGKQALDFFKLQPDKFKMIIAQYTVKEMPSDKFVKQILKINHKVPILIDTGYKNLTVNNEFLSKFSGFRSVHLKPVILRDLQKTIEKIIKKNV from the coding sequence ATGAAAAAAACTTTTATTATTTGTTTGTTATTTGTTTTTTTAGGCACCCCTGTTTTTGTCAAAGATTGTTTTGCCAAAGATTTTATAGTTGAATTTATTGAAGAAAATTATAAAGAAACCCAAGCTCCGTTTTCATATGACCCCTTGATCTATCACTCTATTCAGGTCAACTCTATTGCAGGACCGAAAATTTTAATCCTGACAGGCAGTGATTACAATTACCGTAAATGGCTGCGACAATATATTGGAAAAAATAAAAAATTTATTACAAAAATTTCCGATGACCGTATGGATGAATTTATCCTGGCAAAGGCCTATGAAATAGATGTGACATCACTCCACCCAATGAATGGAACAAAATGGAAAAAAGATGAGTCAAAGGACTTTGATCAAAATACTCTTGAAGGGAATAATTATATTTTAATTGTTGATTCCAATGAAAAAAGAACTCATCTTATTCAGAATGTTGTTATAAAAATGGGATATCAAACCATAATTTTTAAAACAGGAAAGCAAGCCCTGGATTTTTTTAAATTACAACCCGATAAATTCAAAATGATTATAGCCCAATATACTGTTAAAGAGATGCCATCTGATAAATTTGTTAAACAAATATTAAAAATTAATCATAAGGTTCCTATCCTTATTGACACAGGTTATAAAAATTTAACTGTAAACAATGAATTTTTATCAAAATTTTCAGGTTTCAGATCTGTTCATCTCAAACCTGTTATCTTAAGAGATCTGCAAAAAACCATTGAAAAAATTATTAAAAAGAATGTTTAG
- a CDS encoding ABC-F family ATP-binding cassette domain-containing protein, with protein MLNIDSISKGFGDHILLDKTGFQINPGERVGLVGRNGHGKTTLLNMISGSEHPDEGSISCPSGYRIGFLSQKILFSRSRVIDEAMLGLLEHEKDHSWKAEKILAGLGFSQDDFIKDPAAFSGGFQVRLNLAKVLVSEPDLLILDEPTNYLDITSIRWISQFLISWPREVLLVTHDRGFMDNVVTHIAGIHRQKIKKIKGDTSKYYLQVAQDEEVYEKTRQNEEKRNKEMEQFISRFRAKARLANMVQSRIKTLEKSKTKEKLQKLKDLEFSFNYLPFSGKQVLMIEDLSFGWQKDHLLINNLSLTVYPDDRIAVIGKNGKGKTTLLKLISKNLNAVSGSIKINPGVQLDYFEQTNVQSLNDDFTIEEELAYSSPDADRQAVRTVCGGMMFEKDSALKKISVLSGGEKSRVMLGKLLMKPLNLLLLDEPSNHLDIESCDSFIAALDNFEGAVVIVTHNEMFLHSLANRLVVFKNNAVELFEGTYQEFLDKEGWEDEDCVVEKKIKPLVLSKKDLRRKKSEIITQKSKELKPVKRKIEKLENDIEKNELLISKINECLLEASQNQDGRKIQSLAKELSELENLNEKLFEDLETQMELFEEIERSFNNRLEEVER; from the coding sequence ATGCTGAATATAGATTCAATATCAAAAGGTTTTGGAGATCACATCCTGTTGGATAAAACAGGTTTTCAGATTAATCCTGGTGAAAGGGTCGGGCTTGTCGGCAGAAACGGCCATGGTAAAACCACACTTTTAAACATGATATCAGGCAGTGAACATCCTGATGAGGGAAGCATATCCTGTCCTTCGGGGTATAGAATAGGTTTTTTATCTCAAAAAATTTTATTTTCCAGATCCCGTGTGATTGATGAAGCCATGCTGGGACTTTTAGAACATGAAAAAGATCATTCCTGGAAGGCTGAAAAAATTCTGGCCGGACTTGGGTTTTCCCAAGATGATTTTATAAAAGATCCCGCCGCCTTTTCAGGCGGTTTCCAGGTCAGGCTCAATCTTGCCAAAGTATTGGTTTCCGAGCCGGATCTTTTGATCCTTGATGAACCGACAAACTACCTTGATATCACATCAATTCGATGGATCTCACAATTTCTGATTTCCTGGCCCAGAGAAGTTTTGCTGGTTACGCATGACCGTGGGTTTATGGATAATGTTGTAACGCATATTGCAGGGATTCACAGGCAAAAAATCAAAAAAATCAAGGGAGATACATCTAAATATTATTTGCAGGTTGCCCAGGATGAAGAAGTCTATGAAAAAACAAGACAAAATGAAGAAAAACGAAATAAAGAGATGGAACAGTTTATCTCACGGTTCCGAGCAAAAGCCCGCCTGGCAAACATGGTACAATCCCGTATAAAAACGCTGGAAAAATCTAAAACAAAAGAAAAACTCCAAAAACTCAAAGATCTTGAATTTTCTTTTAATTATCTGCCTTTTTCAGGTAAGCAGGTATTGATGATAGAAGATTTGTCTTTTGGGTGGCAAAAAGATCATCTGTTGATCAACAATCTTTCCTTGACCGTTTATCCGGATGACCGTATTGCTGTTATCGGTAAAAATGGTAAAGGAAAAACAACCCTCTTAAAGCTGATAAGTAAAAATCTCAATGCTGTCTCCGGCAGTATTAAAATTAATCCGGGCGTACAGCTGGACTATTTTGAACAAACAAATGTTCAATCGTTGAATGATGATTTTACCATTGAAGAAGAACTGGCTTATTCTTCACCTGATGCTGACAGACAGGCGGTCAGGACTGTCTGTGGGGGCATGATGTTTGAAAAAGATTCGGCTTTAAAAAAAATATCCGTGTTGTCAGGTGGAGAAAAATCAAGGGTTATGTTAGGTAAATTGCTGATGAAACCTTTGAATTTGTTGTTGCTGGATGAACCCAGCAATCATCTGGATATAGAGTCTTGTGATTCTTTTATTGCCGCACTCGACAATTTTGAAGGTGCTGTGGTTATTGTGACGCATAATGAAATGTTTCTACATTCTCTTGCAAACAGGCTTGTTGTGTTCAAAAACAATGCTGTTGAACTGTTTGAGGGGACTTATCAGGAGTTTTTAGATAAAGAGGGGTGGGAGGATGAAGATTGTGTTGTTGAAAAAAAAATAAAGCCTTTGGTTTTGTCGAAAAAAGACCTTCGCCGGAAAAAATCGGAAATCATTACTCAAAAATCGAAAGAACTCAAACCTGTAAAACGGAAAATTGAAAAATTGGAAAATGATATTGAAAAAAATGAACTTTTGATCAGCAAGATTAATGAATGCCTGCTGGAAGCGTCGCAAAATCAGGATGGCCGAAAAATTCAGAGTTTGGCCAAAGAACTGTCAGAACTTGAAAATTTGAATGAAAAGCTTTTTGAAGATCTTGAAACCCAGATGGAATTGTTTGAAGAAATAGAAAGATCGTTTAATAACCGGTTGGAAGAAGTTGAAAGGTAG
- a CDS encoding acetylornithine transaminase produces MDSIKKTDDFVFKTYLRQGKAFVKGEGATLWDEDGKKYTDFLAGIAVCSLGHCHPKITEAIAKQASTLVHVSNLFYTMPQADLAAKLCEKSFADRVFFANSGAEANEAAIKLARRYFQKKGEKNRFKIITMEQSFHGRTMATLSATGQDKIKDGFYPLLEGFSYVPFNDIDALKNKIDDTVCAVMLEPVQGEGGVVPADALYLKAVRDLCDKKGILLIFDEIQCGMGRCGKLFAHQLYGITPDIMTLAKALGNGLPIGAMLATGEAATGFDFGSHATTFGGTPLATAAALEVLNIISQESFLDMVCQKGQYFKDKLEKLKEKHARVLHVRGEGLLLGLEIDKDAAYFVDQLMKKGFIINGIQDRILRFVPPLIIENKEIDRLISALDSLF; encoded by the coding sequence GTGGATTCAATAAAAAAAACAGATGATTTTGTATTTAAAACCTATCTGAGACAAGGCAAAGCTTTTGTTAAAGGTGAGGGAGCCACTCTCTGGGATGAGGATGGAAAAAAATATACGGATTTTTTAGCCGGGATTGCGGTTTGCAGCCTGGGGCATTGTCATCCGAAAATCACGGAGGCTATTGCCAAGCAAGCTTCCACCCTGGTTCATGTGTCCAATCTTTTTTATACCATGCCCCAGGCAGATCTTGCGGCAAAATTGTGTGAAAAAAGCTTTGCAGACAGAGTGTTTTTTGCAAATTCAGGTGCAGAGGCCAACGAAGCTGCCATCAAACTTGCCAGAAGATATTTTCAAAAAAAAGGGGAAAAGAACCGGTTTAAGATTATCACGATGGAACAATCTTTTCATGGACGGACCATGGCCACCTTGTCTGCCACGGGCCAGGATAAAATCAAAGATGGATTTTATCCCCTGCTTGAAGGATTCTCCTATGTTCCCTTTAATGATATTGATGCCTTGAAAAATAAAATTGATGATACTGTTTGCGCGGTTATGCTGGAACCGGTTCAGGGAGAAGGCGGAGTTGTCCCTGCCGATGCCCTGTATTTAAAGGCTGTCAGGGATCTGTGTGACAAAAAAGGAATATTATTGATTTTTGATGAGATCCAATGCGGCATGGGAAGGTGCGGCAAGCTTTTTGCCCACCAACTGTATGGCATCACGCCGGACATTATGACCCTTGCAAAAGCTCTTGGAAACGGTCTTCCCATAGGTGCCATGCTTGCGACCGGGGAGGCGGCAACAGGGTTTGATTTTGGCAGTCATGCCACAACCTTTGGGGGTACGCCTCTTGCCACGGCAGCAGCCCTGGAAGTGTTGAATATCATCAGCCAGGAATCTTTTTTGGATATGGTTTGTCAAAAAGGTCAATATTTTAAGGACAAACTTGAGAAACTCAAAGAAAAACATGCAAGGGTTTTGCATGTCAGGGGTGAAGGCCTTTTGCTGGGATTGGAAATTGATAAAGATGCAGCGTATTTTGTGGATCAATTAATGAAAAAAGGCTTTATAATTAATGGAATTCAGGATAGGATTCTCAGATTTGTACCACCCTTGATTATTGAAAATAAAGAGATTGACAGGCTGATATCGGCATTGGACAGCCTTTTCTAA
- the argB gene encoding acetylglutamate kinase, protein MNNNVADILIEALPYIKRFSGKTIVVKYGGHAMKDENLKKDFANDITLLKYIGVNPVVVHGGGPQINKVLDSMGITSRFIRGMRYTDDETMDVVEMVLGGKVNKDIVARINRQGGKAVGLTGKDGMLITAKKMTIYHQEDENKPPEIIDPGMVGDVSGINPDIIHTLTDKGFIPVIAPVGVGKNGETYNINADVVASKIASALKAERLILLTDVDGVLDKDKKLVSSVDAANIKEMIETDGIKGGMIPKVECALDALRNSVKKAHIINGKLPHAVLLELFTDSGIGTQVFLN, encoded by the coding sequence ATGAATAACAATGTTGCAGACATACTCATTGAAGCGTTGCCATATATAAAACGATTTTCTGGAAAAACCATTGTGGTGAAATACGGCGGACATGCCATGAAGGATGAAAATCTGAAAAAAGATTTTGCCAACGACATCACCTTATTAAAATACATTGGGGTAAATCCGGTTGTGGTTCACGGGGGCGGACCCCAGATCAACAAAGTCTTGGATTCCATGGGGATTACCTCAAGATTTATTCGGGGCATGAGATATACGGATGATGAAACCATGGATGTGGTCGAGATGGTTTTAGGCGGAAAAGTTAACAAGGATATTGTTGCAAGGATTAACCGCCAGGGTGGTAAAGCCGTAGGATTGACCGGAAAGGACGGCATGCTTATTACTGCAAAAAAGATGACCATCTATCACCAGGAAGATGAAAATAAACCGCCTGAAATCATAGATCCAGGTATGGTTGGCGATGTGTCCGGCATTAATCCTGATATTATTCATACACTGACCGACAAAGGTTTTATTCCCGTCATTGCCCCTGTGGGGGTTGGCAAAAATGGTGAAACCTACAATATAAATGCCGATGTTGTTGCTTCAAAGATCGCATCAGCCCTGAAGGCAGAGCGCTTGATACTGTTGACGGATGTTGATGGCGTACTGGATAAGGATAAAAAACTGGTATCTTCCGTGGATGCGGCAAACATTAAAGAGATGATTGAAACAGACGGGATTAAAGGCGGCATGATTCCCAAAGTTGAATGTGCTTTGGATGCATTAAGAAACAGTGTGAAAAAAGCCCATATTATCAATGGGAAACTGCCCCATGCTGTATTGCTTGAGCTGTTTACCGATTCCGGTATCGGCACCCAGGTGTTTTTGAATTAA